The following coding sequences lie in one Pseudarthrobacter phenanthrenivorans Sphe3 genomic window:
- a CDS encoding TetR/AcrR family transcriptional regulator, with protein sequence MPDTISDHPPMAPRPSAPRQRLRYSKILEAAGGFARKGLDSVEFTEVAERADVPLGTLYRYFPTPTHLMLALYRHQLEELQGSGRNGAARFRGRALAGLVMEIFHMRVMQPAVEQCLSRGVYLPDRDTTGLLREIDALSEKVVADACGDDVAARVLLLTVTGLVQSVRNRRLSLFEAEEDLKKACARLSEGGKAGYKLHRSA encoded by the coding sequence ATGCCCGATACCATCTCAGACCATCCGCCCATGGCCCCCAGGCCCTCCGCGCCGCGCCAGCGCCTCCGCTATTCCAAGATCCTTGAAGCCGCAGGAGGGTTTGCGCGCAAAGGCCTTGATTCAGTGGAGTTCACGGAGGTGGCCGAAAGGGCGGATGTCCCGCTGGGCACCCTTTACCGGTATTTTCCTACCCCCACCCACTTGATGCTTGCCCTCTACCGCCATCAGCTGGAGGAGCTTCAGGGGTCGGGACGGAACGGGGCGGCCCGCTTCCGCGGCAGGGCCCTTGCCGGGCTGGTGATGGAGATCTTCCATATGCGGGTGATGCAGCCCGCCGTGGAACAGTGCCTGAGCCGCGGCGTCTACCTTCCGGACAGGGATACCACCGGGCTTCTGCGGGAGATCGACGCGCTGAGTGAAAAAGTGGTGGCTGATGCATGCGGCGACGATGTCGCGGCACGGGTCCTCCTTTTGACGGTCACTGGTCTGGTCCAGTCCGTGCGGAACCGCAGGCTGTCCCTCTTTGAGGCAGAGGAAGACCTCAAGAAGGCATGTGCCCGCCTGTCGGAAGGTGGAAAAGCGGGTTACAAACTCCACCGGAGCGCGTAA
- a CDS encoding MFS transporter, with protein sequence MSLSDTPAPPGRRAMPPGGQPAALAEPGRRVTARWVTGLVLVNVGINAAFFGPINVFIGQQAISIDEPGKEAILSLATACGAAVSLVANPLFGALSDRTTSRWGRRSPWVLAGAVLATAALLAMSGAATVALMVLFWCLVQLGANAAYAAITAAVPDRVPVPQRGKVGGMAAMGQTLGILTGAVFGAVVSGNFVVGYWLCAAALALSVLPYLFHRDDPVLHKGVLPPFRMLAFLTGFWISPRLYPDFAWAWLTRFLVNVGNQLTIVYLLFFLRDVLRHEDPAAGVLVLTGIYAVMVMVTAVVAGPWSDRVGRRKPFVIGSSATIAMAGMIMAFFPVWPGALAGAAVLGIGFGAYLAVDFALLTQVLPMAADRGKDMGIINVANSLPQVVAPFLAFMAVTAWGGYRTLFVTAAIVGLLGAVFVVKIKSVR encoded by the coding sequence ATGAGCCTGTCCGATACTCCCGCACCTCCCGGTCGCCGGGCGATGCCCCCCGGCGGTCAGCCGGCGGCGCTCGCCGAACCCGGACGAAGGGTCACGGCACGCTGGGTGACCGGGCTGGTCCTGGTCAACGTCGGCATCAATGCCGCGTTCTTCGGCCCCATCAACGTGTTCATCGGGCAGCAGGCCATCAGCATTGATGAGCCCGGCAAGGAGGCGATACTGTCGCTGGCCACGGCATGCGGGGCCGCCGTCTCGCTGGTGGCGAATCCGCTTTTTGGTGCCCTTTCCGACCGCACAACGTCCCGCTGGGGCCGCAGGTCGCCGTGGGTGCTGGCCGGGGCGGTGCTGGCGACGGCGGCCCTGCTGGCCATGTCCGGGGCCGCGACCGTGGCGCTTATGGTGCTGTTCTGGTGCCTGGTCCAGCTTGGTGCCAATGCCGCTTACGCCGCCATCACAGCTGCCGTACCGGACCGGGTGCCGGTACCCCAGCGCGGGAAAGTAGGCGGGATGGCTGCCATGGGCCAGACGCTGGGCATCCTCACCGGGGCTGTTTTCGGCGCAGTGGTGTCGGGAAACTTCGTGGTGGGCTACTGGCTTTGCGCCGCCGCCCTGGCGCTCTCCGTCCTCCCATACCTCTTCCACCGTGACGACCCCGTCCTCCATAAGGGGGTCCTGCCGCCGTTTCGGATGCTCGCCTTCCTCACCGGATTTTGGATCAGCCCCAGGCTGTACCCGGACTTCGCCTGGGCCTGGCTCACCCGCTTCCTGGTCAACGTGGGCAACCAGCTGACCATTGTCTACCTCCTGTTTTTCCTCCGGGACGTCCTGCGCCACGAGGATCCGGCGGCCGGCGTGCTGGTCCTCACCGGCATCTACGCGGTCATGGTGATGGTCACGGCCGTGGTGGCCGGGCCGTGGAGTGACCGGGTGGGCCGCCGGAAGCCCTTCGTCATCGGTTCCTCGGCCACCATCGCGATGGCAGGCATGATCATGGCCTTCTTCCCGGTGTGGCCTGGGGCCCTGGCAGGTGCCGCCGTCCTGGGCATCGGGTTCGGTGCCTACCTGGCAGTGGACTTTGCGCTGCTGACTCAGGTCCTTCCCATGGCGGCGGATCGCGGGAAGGACATGGGCATCATCAATGTGGCCAACTCCTTGCCCCAGGTCGTTGCCCCGTTCCTGGCCTTCATGGCAGTTACGGCCTGGGGCGGCTACCGCACCCTCTTCGTTACGGCAGCGATTGTCGGCCTGCTTGGTGCCGTGTTCGTGGTGAAGATCAAGAGCGTCCGGTAA
- the rraA gene encoding ribonuclease E activity regulator RraA: MSAAPTPSTAAVNTADLYDERGEELASVSLQFQSLGGRSHFSGRARTIRCFQDNALVKSTLATPGNGCVLVVDGGGSLGTALMGDMIAESAVANGWAGVVINGAIRDREAIAALDLGVKALGSNPRKSARDGAGEVDVDVVIDGVTIRTGAMIWCDPDGILVER; the protein is encoded by the coding sequence ATGAGTGCAGCACCAACCCCCAGTACGGCAGCCGTCAACACGGCGGATCTCTACGATGAGCGCGGTGAGGAGCTGGCCTCCGTGTCCCTGCAGTTCCAGTCGTTGGGCGGCCGCTCACACTTCAGCGGGAGGGCGCGGACCATCCGCTGCTTCCAGGACAACGCGCTCGTGAAGTCCACGCTCGCAACGCCGGGCAACGGCTGCGTCCTGGTGGTGGACGGCGGCGGCTCACTGGGCACGGCCCTGATGGGGGACATGATCGCCGAAAGCGCCGTGGCCAACGGCTGGGCCGGCGTCGTCATCAACGGCGCAATACGGGACCGTGAAGCAATCGCCGCACTGGACCTGGGCGTGAAGGCCCTGGGCAGCAATCCCCGCAAGAGCGCCAGGGACGGCGCCGGGGAGGTGGACGTGGACGTGGTGATCGACGGCGTGACCATCCGGACCGGGGCCATGATCTGGTGTGATCCGGACGGAATCCTCGTGGAGCGGTAA
- a CDS encoding MDR family MFS transporter, with amino-acid sequence MTQAPAARAGGETLTQRQIVTVMVGLMLGMFLASLDQTIVSTSIYTIANDLDGLSLQAWATTSYLITSTVSTPLYGKLSDIFGRRPLYLIAIVIFLAGSLYAGSVHSMTELALARGVQGLGAGGLLALALTIIGDIVSLKDRAKYQGYFMSVFGISSVLGPVVGGAFAGSSTILGFDGWRWVFFINLPIGLAALAVVFLFLHLPAKHAKQKIDYWGAAAITLAIVPLLLVAEQGRSWGWASLNSFLCYGLGVVGIVWFLLAEKRAGDYALIPLRLFRNATFGLSSLLNFIIGIGMFGAIAMLPMYLQLVKGLTPTEAGLMMITFTVGILSGSITAGRTISASGTYRIFPILGTAILTAAATVMGLSLGVDTGLWVPGVIAVFFGMGLGFCMQPLTLAMQVSVPRRDMGVGTSSAAFFRSMGGAVGTAVFISMLFSLAAARIADTMRSAMESPAYQAVLQDPAVAADPANAKLYEFFRNGASNESLNDTSWLHTANSTLTRPITEGFAYAIDAVMLTAAVLTGIAFLISFALPNKKLTDSKAVVQEPAAAH; translated from the coding sequence ATGACCCAAGCCCCTGCCGCGCGCGCCGGCGGAGAAACCCTGACGCAGCGCCAGATCGTCACCGTAATGGTTGGCCTGATGCTGGGTATGTTCTTGGCCTCGCTGGACCAGACCATTGTGTCCACGTCCATCTACACCATTGCCAACGACCTGGACGGCCTCTCGCTCCAGGCCTGGGCCACCACCTCGTACCTGATCACCTCCACCGTCAGCACGCCTCTGTATGGCAAGCTGAGCGACATCTTCGGACGCCGTCCGCTCTATCTGATCGCCATCGTGATCTTCCTCGCCGGCTCCCTGTATGCGGGCTCGGTGCACTCCATGACCGAACTGGCGCTTGCCCGGGGCGTCCAGGGCCTCGGGGCCGGCGGCCTCCTGGCCCTCGCGCTCACCATCATCGGGGACATCGTGTCCCTGAAGGACCGGGCCAAGTACCAGGGCTACTTCATGTCCGTGTTCGGCATTTCTTCAGTGCTGGGCCCCGTAGTGGGCGGCGCCTTCGCGGGCTCCTCCACCATCCTGGGCTTCGACGGCTGGCGCTGGGTGTTCTTCATCAACCTGCCCATCGGCCTGGCCGCCCTGGCCGTGGTGTTCCTGTTCCTGCACCTGCCAGCCAAGCACGCCAAGCAGAAGATCGACTATTGGGGCGCTGCCGCCATCACCCTGGCCATCGTGCCGCTCCTGCTGGTGGCGGAGCAGGGCCGGAGCTGGGGCTGGGCGTCGCTGAACTCCTTCCTCTGCTACGGGCTTGGCGTGGTGGGCATCGTGTGGTTCCTGCTCGCAGAGAAGCGTGCCGGCGACTACGCCCTGATCCCGCTGCGGCTCTTCCGGAACGCCACCTTCGGACTGTCTTCGCTGCTGAACTTCATCATCGGCATCGGCATGTTCGGCGCCATCGCCATGCTGCCGATGTACCTGCAGCTGGTGAAGGGCCTGACCCCCACGGAGGCGGGCCTGATGATGATCACCTTCACCGTCGGCATCCTCAGCGGCTCCATCACGGCCGGGCGTACCATTTCCGCGTCCGGCACCTACCGCATCTTCCCCATCCTGGGCACGGCCATCCTCACCGCTGCCGCCACCGTCATGGGACTCAGCCTGGGCGTGGACACCGGCTTGTGGGTTCCGGGCGTTATCGCCGTGTTCTTCGGCATGGGCCTGGGCTTCTGCATGCAGCCGCTCACCCTCGCCATGCAGGTGTCCGTGCCGCGGCGGGACATGGGCGTGGGCACCTCCTCGGCCGCATTCTTCCGCTCCATGGGAGGCGCCGTGGGCACCGCAGTGTTCATCTCCATGCTGTTCAGCCTTGCCGCGGCCAGGATCGCGGACACCATGAGGTCAGCCATGGAAAGCCCTGCGTACCAGGCGGTCCTTCAGGACCCGGCGGTTGCCGCCGACCCCGCCAACGCCAAGCTCTACGAGTTCTTCCGCAACGGGGCGTCCAACGAGTCCCTGAACGACACGAGCTGGCTGCATACCGCCAACAGCACACTGACCCGCCCCATCACGGAGGGTTTCGCCTACGCGATCGACGCCGTGATGCTCACCGCAGCCGTCCTTACCGGGATCGCATTCCTGATCAGCTTCGCGTTGCCCAACAAGAAGCTCACCGACTCCAAGGCAGTGGTGCAAGAACCCGCCGCAGCCCACTAA
- a CDS encoding sugar porter family MFS transporter, whose product MPTAQEQTTAQIPRRVIWLALAGAVGGFLFGFDSSVVNGAVDAMKDEFALSEAVTGFAVAIALLGCAAGAYLAGKVADHYGRIPAMKLGALLFLVSALGTGFAFSVWDLIFWRLVGGLGIGLASVIAPAYISEISPRKVRGRLASLQQLAITTGIFAALLSDALFATSAGGADQAFWLGIEAWRWMFLAAAVPAVVYGWVAYTLPESPRFLVFLGKEDQARAVFDSIAPAEDTDRHIREIREAIEEDKLAGQKGSLRGRTFGLQAVVWVGIVLSVLQQFVGINVIFYYSTTLWKAVGFQEKDSLTISVATSVTNILVTLVAIALVDRIGRRPILLAGSVGMAVSLGAMALAFSTAVGTGSEISLPGAWGPVALVAANVFVVSFGASWGPLVWVLLGEIFPSRIRARALGLAAAAQWVANFVITLSFPVMAAGSLPLTYAMYALFAAASFFFVMFKVPETNGMSLEQAETLFVAKGSAKA is encoded by the coding sequence ATGCCCACTGCCCAGGAGCAGACAACCGCCCAGATACCGCGGCGGGTGATCTGGCTGGCCCTTGCGGGGGCGGTGGGCGGATTCCTGTTCGGCTTCGATTCGTCCGTGGTCAACGGCGCTGTGGACGCGATGAAGGACGAGTTTGCGCTGTCTGAGGCCGTCACGGGCTTCGCCGTGGCCATTGCCCTGCTGGGCTGCGCGGCCGGCGCCTACCTCGCCGGCAAGGTGGCCGACCATTACGGCCGCATCCCGGCGATGAAGCTGGGGGCGCTGCTCTTCCTGGTCAGCGCCCTCGGTACTGGCTTCGCCTTCAGCGTCTGGGACCTGATCTTCTGGCGCCTGGTCGGCGGCCTGGGAATCGGCCTGGCATCCGTCATCGCCCCCGCGTACATCTCCGAAATTTCGCCGCGGAAGGTCCGCGGCCGCCTGGCATCGTTGCAGCAGCTGGCCATCACCACGGGTATCTTCGCCGCGCTGCTGTCCGATGCGCTCTTCGCCACCAGCGCCGGCGGGGCGGACCAGGCCTTCTGGCTGGGAATCGAGGCGTGGCGCTGGATGTTCCTTGCCGCCGCCGTGCCCGCCGTGGTCTACGGCTGGGTGGCCTACACTCTTCCCGAATCGCCGCGGTTCCTGGTGTTCCTGGGCAAGGAGGACCAGGCCCGGGCGGTCTTCGATTCGATTGCTCCGGCTGAGGACACCGACCGGCACATCCGCGAGATCCGCGAAGCGATCGAGGAAGACAAGCTGGCCGGCCAGAAGGGCTCCCTGCGCGGCCGGACCTTCGGACTGCAGGCGGTGGTGTGGGTGGGCATCGTCCTGTCCGTTTTGCAGCAGTTCGTGGGCATCAACGTGATTTTCTACTACTCCACCACCCTGTGGAAGGCGGTGGGTTTCCAGGAGAAGGACTCGCTCACCATCTCCGTTGCCACGTCCGTCACCAACATCCTGGTCACCCTGGTGGCCATCGCGCTGGTGGACCGGATCGGGCGCAGGCCCATCCTGCTGGCCGGGTCCGTGGGCATGGCCGTGTCCCTGGGCGCCATGGCCCTGGCCTTCTCCACCGCCGTGGGGACCGGCTCCGAGATTTCCCTGCCGGGCGCCTGGGGTCCGGTGGCCCTCGTGGCTGCCAACGTCTTCGTGGTCAGCTTTGGCGCATCCTGGGGACCGCTGGTGTGGGTGCTCCTGGGGGAGATCTTCCCGTCACGGATCCGCGCCCGCGCCCTTGGCCTGGCCGCCGCCGCGCAGTGGGTGGCGAACTTCGTGATCACCCTCAGCTTCCCCGTGATGGCCGCCGGCTCGCTGCCGCTGACCTACGCCATGTACGCCCTGTTCGCGGCGGCGTCCTTCTTCTTCGTGATGTTCAAGGTCCCGGAGACCAACGGCATGTCCCTGGAGCAGGCCGAGACGCTGTTCGTGGCCAAGGGCTCCGCCAAGGCGTAG
- a CDS encoding GNAT family N-acetyltransferase: protein MTADVGSGTFRLRPAARGDLLAIVHLLADDSMGAARESDLDMEPYERAFEAIDADPRHLLVVGELVRQGSADTPVVSTFQISFLPGISRRGAWRSQIEGVRVAASVRGQGLGNLMIQWAIDESRRRGCSLMQLTTHKSRTAAHRFYGRLGFTADHVGMKLSL from the coding sequence ATGACTGCCGACGTCGGCAGCGGGACTTTCCGTCTCCGCCCCGCCGCGCGCGGAGACCTGCTTGCCATCGTCCACCTCCTTGCGGACGATTCCATGGGTGCCGCGCGCGAAAGCGACCTGGACATGGAACCGTATGAGCGGGCCTTTGAAGCGATCGACGCCGACCCCCGCCACCTGCTCGTCGTGGGGGAATTGGTGCGACAGGGGTCAGCTGACACTCCCGTGGTGAGCACTTTCCAGATCAGCTTCCTGCCCGGCATCTCGCGGCGGGGCGCCTGGCGCTCGCAGATCGAGGGCGTGCGGGTGGCTGCCAGCGTCCGGGGCCAGGGCCTCGGCAACCTCATGATCCAGTGGGCCATCGACGAGTCCCGGCGCCGCGGGTGCTCACTGATGCAGCTGACTACCCACAAATCGCGGACTGCGGCGCACCGTTTTTATGGCCGACTTGGCTTCACAGCGGACCACGTAGGCATGAAGCTTTCGCTCTGA
- a CDS encoding mannitol-1-phosphate 5-dehydrogenase, translating to MKAVHFGAGNIGRGFVGLLLHDAGYEVVFADVAEELIAQLAAADSYRVHEVGEEATERLVRNFRALNSNTQEAELIAEIATADIVTTAVGPHVLKFLAPVIAKGIVAREPGLAPLQVMACENAINATDILAKEVASQPGAAAGALDGKAVFANTAVDRIVPNQEPGQGLDVTVETFYEWVIDRTAFGGAAPAIPGATFVDDLSPYIERKLFTVNTGHASAAYFGYEAGLEKISDAMADQDVAEDVRAVLEETKQLLVSKHGFSNDEQEAYVQKILVRFSNPYLPDTVHRVGRAPLRKLSRNERFIGPAAELAERGVVPEALLGAIAAALRFNDPADAEAVELAEILASSSPADATVRITGLEEGHPLFNAVATLVEERQAELAQAPA from the coding sequence GTGAAGGCTGTACATTTCGGGGCCGGGAACATCGGACGCGGGTTTGTTGGGCTGCTCCTGCACGACGCCGGGTATGAGGTGGTGTTCGCGGACGTGGCCGAGGAGCTGATCGCACAGTTGGCTGCAGCGGACAGCTACCGGGTCCATGAGGTGGGCGAGGAAGCCACGGAGCGTCTGGTGCGCAACTTCCGGGCCTTGAACTCCAACACCCAGGAAGCCGAACTCATTGCGGAAATCGCGACGGCGGACATCGTCACCACGGCCGTGGGCCCGCATGTCCTGAAGTTCCTGGCTCCGGTGATCGCCAAGGGCATCGTTGCGCGGGAACCCGGCCTGGCACCCCTGCAGGTCATGGCCTGCGAGAACGCGATCAATGCCACCGACATCCTGGCCAAGGAGGTGGCCTCCCAGCCGGGGGCCGCCGCCGGTGCGCTCGACGGCAAGGCGGTGTTTGCCAACACGGCCGTGGACCGGATCGTCCCGAACCAGGAACCGGGGCAGGGGCTTGACGTCACCGTGGAGACGTTCTACGAGTGGGTCATTGACCGGACCGCCTTTGGCGGTGCGGCCCCCGCCATCCCCGGTGCCACATTCGTGGACGACCTCTCGCCGTACATCGAGCGGAAGCTGTTCACCGTCAACACCGGCCATGCCTCCGCCGCCTACTTCGGTTACGAGGCGGGGCTGGAAAAGATCTCCGATGCCATGGCCGACCAGGATGTTGCCGAGGACGTCCGGGCCGTGCTGGAGGAGACCAAGCAGCTGCTGGTCAGCAAACACGGCTTCAGCAACGACGAGCAGGAAGCCTACGTCCAGAAGATCCTGGTCCGGTTCTCCAACCCGTACCTGCCGGACACCGTCCACCGCGTGGGCCGTGCGCCGCTGCGGAAGCTGAGCCGGAACGAGCGGTTCATCGGTCCCGCAGCCGAACTCGCCGAGCGCGGCGTGGTGCCGGAGGCGCTTCTGGGCGCCATCGCCGCGGCGCTGCGCTTCAATGATCCCGCCGACGCCGAAGCTGTGGAATTGGCCGAGATCCTGGCCTCCTCCAGCCCGGCTGACGCCACCGTGCGGATCACCGGACTGGAGGAGGGCCATCCGCTGTTCAACGCTGTGGCCACCCTCGTGGAGGAACGCCAGGCGGAACTCGCCCAGGCCCCCGCCTAA
- a CDS encoding PTS mannitol transporter subunit IICBA: MATETVAKPRTSARVHVQKFGTFLSGMIMPNIGAFIAWGIITALFIEKGWLPVPQLGGFGETDGVANTGLVGPMITYLLPLLIAYTGGRMVYDVRGGVVGAIGTMGVIVGAGIPMFIGAMIMGPLGGWTMKKIDAIWDGKIRPGFEMLVNNFAAGIWGALLAMLGFYAIAPVVSAFSEGAGNVVQFLVDNGLLPLTSIFIEPAKVLFLNNAINHGVLTPLGVQQSLEQGKSILFLLEANPGPGLGILLAYMLFGRGAAKASAPGAAIIHFLGGIHEIYFPYVLMRPLLILAAIAGGMTGVATLAITGSGLVAPAAPGSIFAVLAQTSRDSYVGVILAVLLATAASFLVASIIMKTTKHSDEVDLNDATSKMEQMKGKKSSVASTLTGAGAGAGAGTGGGVGVLAGPVRNIVFACDAGMGSSAMGASVLRNKIKAAGFPDVKVTNASIANLRDDYDVVITHQDLTERAKPATASAVHYSVDNFMSSPRYDEIVELVRESNTEGGAATEGPDASAGTPGGAAASGPAVATAEAGAAAGGAAAGAGSAEILARESVVLEGSATTRDAAIDEAGRLLLARGAVDEDYIAAMHEREQSVSTYMGSFLAIPHGTNAAKDHIRKSAVSVIRYPEGIDWNGKQVKFVVGVAGVNNEHLHILSSIAKVFTNKEQVARLEAATSVDEVLELFGKVNS, from the coding sequence ATGGCAACAGAGACAGTTGCAAAACCCCGTACCAGCGCGCGCGTGCACGTCCAAAAGTTCGGGACGTTCCTGTCCGGCATGATCATGCCCAATATCGGCGCCTTCATTGCGTGGGGCATCATCACAGCGCTGTTCATCGAGAAGGGCTGGCTGCCCGTTCCGCAGCTGGGCGGCTTCGGTGAGACAGACGGCGTCGCCAACACAGGCCTGGTGGGGCCGATGATCACCTACCTGCTGCCGCTCCTGATCGCCTACACCGGCGGCCGGATGGTCTACGACGTCCGCGGCGGCGTGGTGGGTGCCATCGGCACGATGGGCGTGATTGTGGGCGCCGGCATCCCCATGTTCATCGGTGCCATGATCATGGGCCCGCTGGGCGGCTGGACAATGAAGAAGATTGACGCCATTTGGGACGGCAAGATCCGCCCCGGTTTCGAGATGCTGGTCAACAACTTTGCCGCCGGCATCTGGGGCGCCCTGCTGGCCATGCTGGGCTTCTACGCCATCGCTCCTGTGGTTTCGGCCTTCAGCGAGGGCGCCGGCAACGTGGTCCAGTTCCTGGTGGACAACGGCCTGCTGCCCCTGACCAGCATCTTCATCGAGCCTGCCAAGGTGCTGTTCCTCAACAACGCCATCAACCATGGCGTGCTCACCCCGCTGGGCGTCCAGCAGTCGCTGGAGCAGGGCAAGTCCATCCTGTTCCTGCTTGAAGCCAACCCCGGCCCCGGCCTGGGCATCCTGCTCGCCTACATGCTCTTCGGCCGCGGTGCCGCCAAGGCATCCGCACCCGGTGCCGCCATCATCCACTTCCTGGGCGGCATCCACGAGATCTACTTCCCGTACGTCCTGATGCGCCCGCTGCTGATCCTGGCTGCGATCGCAGGCGGCATGACAGGCGTGGCCACGCTGGCCATCACGGGCTCAGGACTGGTGGCACCGGCAGCCCCCGGATCCATCTTTGCCGTGCTCGCCCAGACCTCCCGCGACAGCTACGTCGGAGTCATCCTCGCGGTCCTGCTGGCCACGGCCGCATCCTTCCTGGTGGCCTCCATCATCATGAAGACCACCAAGCACAGTGACGAGGTGGACCTCAACGACGCCACCTCGAAGATGGAGCAGATGAAGGGCAAGAAGAGCTCTGTAGCCTCCACGCTGACAGGCGCAGGCGCAGGCGCAGGTGCTGGCACGGGAGGCGGCGTGGGCGTCCTCGCCGGCCCGGTCCGCAACATTGTCTTCGCGTGCGACGCCGGCATGGGCTCGAGTGCCATGGGCGCCTCGGTGCTGCGGAACAAGATCAAGGCTGCCGGCTTCCCGGACGTCAAGGTCACCAACGCCTCCATCGCCAACCTCCGCGATGACTACGACGTGGTGATCACCCACCAGGACCTGACCGAGCGGGCCAAGCCTGCCACGGCCAGCGCCGTCCACTATTCCGTGGACAATTTCATGAGCAGCCCGCGGTACGACGAGATCGTTGAACTGGTGCGGGAGAGCAACACAGAGGGCGGGGCGGCAACTGAAGGCCCGGACGCCAGCGCGGGAACACCCGGCGGCGCCGCAGCTTCCGGTCCCGCAGTGGCAACGGCTGAGGCAGGCGCCGCCGCCGGTGGTGCTGCCGCCGGCGCCGGATCCGCCGAAATCCTGGCCCGCGAGAGTGTAGTGCTGGAGGGCTCGGCAACCACCCGCGACGCCGCCATTGACGAGGCAGGCCGGCTCCTGCTGGCACGCGGCGCCGTGGACGAGGACTACATTGCCGCCATGCATGAGCGCGAGCAGTCCGTGTCCACGTACATGGGCAGCTTCCTGGCCATCCCGCACGGAACCAACGCTGCCAAGGACCACATCCGCAAATCCGCAGTCTCCGTCATCCGCTACCCGGAGGGCATCGACTGGAACGGCAAGCAGGTGAAGTTCGTGGTGGGCGTCGCTGGCGTCAACAATGAGCACCTGCACATCCTGTCCTCCATCGCGAAGGTCTTCACCAACAAGGAGCAGGTTGCCCGGCTGGAGGCTGCCACTTCGGTGGATGAAGTACTGGAGCTCTTCGGAAAGGTCAACTCATAG
- a CDS encoding TetR/AcrR family transcriptional regulator, translated as MSLDGQLPPKMRLLRAAAELLAKSGGAPVSTRQITQLAGVSAPTLYHHFGDKEGLFDAVVSAGFEEYVAGERDFAPSGQPLEDIRRMWDNHVQFGLNQPELYLVMFGNIRPESRPAIVADAEALMEEMLNKAAAAGQLNVQPREAARSILAANVGVTLMLIAEPASERNLELSTMTRDAMIFAVSAEPASGAAAGDAGKSSVVVAAIALNAALQASHSDQLSSSELKLFLEWLHRISTSPTG; from the coding sequence ATGAGTTTGGATGGCCAGCTTCCCCCCAAAATGCGGCTGCTCCGTGCCGCCGCGGAGTTGCTGGCAAAGTCGGGTGGCGCGCCGGTGTCCACCCGCCAGATCACGCAGCTGGCAGGCGTTTCAGCTCCCACCCTTTATCACCACTTCGGTGACAAGGAAGGACTGTTCGATGCCGTCGTCAGCGCAGGGTTTGAAGAGTATGTAGCGGGCGAAAGGGATTTCGCCCCCTCCGGACAACCTCTCGAGGACATCCGGAGGATGTGGGACAACCACGTCCAGTTCGGGCTGAACCAGCCGGAACTGTACCTGGTCATGTTCGGTAACATCCGCCCGGAAAGCCGGCCGGCCATCGTTGCAGATGCCGAGGCACTGATGGAGGAGATGCTGAACAAGGCAGCGGCGGCGGGCCAGCTGAACGTCCAGCCCAGGGAAGCAGCCAGGTCCATTCTGGCGGCCAACGTGGGCGTGACGCTGATGCTGATTGCGGAACCCGCCTCCGAACGCAACCTTGAACTGTCCACCATGACCCGGGACGCCATGATCTTCGCGGTGTCTGCCGAGCCCGCCAGCGGCGCGGCTGCGGGCGACGCCGGGAAATCCTCGGTAGTGGTGGCAGCGATTGCCCTGAACGCCGCACTTCAGGCTTCGCACTCAGACCAGCTTTCGAGCTCGGAACTCAAGCTCTTCCTCGAATGGCTTCACCGCATCTCCACCAGCCCCACGGGCTGA